The window CGCCTCCGATGCCTGGAGTATCCAGTTCGTCGGTAAACACTGGCCGCTGGAAAAAAGAGAACGTATCGCTGATCTTTTGTTCAGTACAAAATTTGATGACGACGGGAATCCGCAGGGCATCGGTCTCTCCGTCTGGCGGTTCAATATCGGAGCCGGCAGCGCCCGGCAGGGAGAGGATAGCGGCATTCGTGATCCGTGGCGGAGAGCAGAGAGTTTTCTCCTCGATAATGGGACTTACGATTGGACAAAGCAGGCCGGACAACAGTGGTTCATGCATGCCGCGAAAGAGCGCGGCGCAGAGCAATTTATCGGCTTTGTGAATAGTCCGCCGATTGCTCTGACCAAAAACGGCATGGCCTATGGCGATGGCTCCGGCGGATCAAACCTCCCAAAAGAGAAGTATGATGACTTCGCCGAATATCTGGTGACACTCAACGAACACTTTGCTCAGAGTGGAATTCCGTTTGACTATCTCAGCCCGGTGAACGAGCCGCAGTGGAATTGGTCGCTGGAGAACGGTCAGGAGGGATGTCCCTGGCAGAACCCTGAATTCGCAAAGATGCAGCAGGTGCTGGACAGCGCCATTGTGGAATCCGGACAGGACGTCAAAATAGAAATCCCTGAGACCGCCAGACTGGATTTTATCTACAACGGTGACCTGGATGGCCGAAACAGCCAGGCTCAATACTTCTTTGGAAAAAATTCCAGGGTAAAGAATTTGCCTTCGCTGGCAAAAAAAGTTGCCGCCCACAGCTATTTTACCACCTGGCCGACGGATTCGCTGATCCATCACCGGAGAGAAGTAAGGAAAAGTTTAGCCGCGATTGATCCTGACCTGGAATACTGGATGTCCGAGTACTGTATCCTGGCAGACAACGAGGAAATCCGGGGGAACGGCCGGGATTTAGGGATGGACCCGGCGCTGTACATTGCCAGAGTAATTCACGCAGATCTGACAATCGCCAACGCCGCATCCTGG is drawn from Candidatus Neomarinimicrobiota bacterium and contains these coding sequences:
- a CDS encoding xylanase, which translates into the protein MILTIQPEITYQTIHGFGASDAWSIQFVGKHWPLEKRERIADLLFSTKFDDDGNPQGIGLSVWRFNIGAGSARQGEDSGIRDPWRRAESFLLDNGTYDWTKQAGQQWFMHAAKERGAEQFIGFVNSPPIALTKNGMAYGDGSGGSNLPKEKYDDFAEYLVTLNEHFAQSGIPFDYLSPVNEPQWNWSLENGQEGCPWQNPEFAKMQQVLDSAIVESGQDVKIEIPETARLDFIYNGDLDGRNSQAQYFFGKNSRVKNLPSLAKKVAAHSYFTTWPTDSLIHHRREVRKSLAAIDPDLEYWMSEYCILADNEEIRGNGRDLGMDPALYIARVIHADLTIANAASWQWWLAVSPYEYKDGLVYIDKDTSDGKVYESKLLWTLGNYSRFIRPGAVRIGVERSDNAQPEEYMRSGILASAYLNEGGGEAIVVIVNNSEEPREVQLNFAGYNASIHLTPYVTSAESDLERGAAISSGEIVGIPPRSVVTFIGTL